The region GGCGATAACACACATAAGCGCTGGGTAACTGATTTCCTCCCCTCTTTCACTCTAACCTTCTCGATCTAGTGCTGACAAGCAAATCTGATACCAGGAAGTCCCAACAAGCCTGCATATCATGTTCGCcggcctcatcttcctcctctctttcctgcAACTCGAGTCCCCCCGTTTCTTGATCAAACGCTCTCGCTATGAGGAGGCCCTCGTGAACCTGTCTAAGCTCCGCGGCCTCCCAACTGACCATGAGTACGTTCTCGAAGAGCTGAACGGGATCCGAGCCGCACACGAAGCAGAGATGGAAGCCACGATGGGTCTGGGCTGGCTGGGCGTGCTCAAAGAAGCCCTCTTGGTTCCGTCCAATCTATACCGATTGTACCTTGCGGCTATGGTGCAGATTCTCTCACAGGTACGTCGACCCATCTTATTCGTCTCACCCACCTACTCTACAAGGGAGCATCCTGTCTGATGCATTCTGGACTTTAGTGGTCCGGTGCTGGCAGTATTACGGTCTACGCCCccgacctcttctccctgctCGGCATCAGAGGCTCCGAAGAAGGCCTCCTCGTAACCGCCGTCTTTGGGCTTGTCAAGCTCGCAGCAGCCGTGATCTgcgccctcttcctcgtcgacgtAATCGGCCGGAAACGCGCCCTGCTTATCGGCATCACCCTGCAGGCCATCTCGATGATCTACATTGCCGCCTTCCTTACAGACACCCCGGAAATGGGCGTCGACGACTCCTACATCCTTCCCGAGTCAAAGAAAGGCTCATCTCGTGGCGCAATCGCCATGATTTACATTTCTGGTGTTGGATGGGCCCTCGGCTGGAACTCCATGCAGTACCTGCTTACGGCGGAGTTATTCCCGCTGCGTATCCGCGCTATGGCCACGAGCACGGCAATGACGCTGCACTTTGCGAACCAGTACGGGAACGCGCGCGCTGTCCCGAACATGCTCCTGCCCACGAGCCACGGTGGGATTGACCCCAAAGGCACGTTTTGGTGTTTTGCGGCCGTTACGATCCTGGGCGGGCTGTGGGTTTGGCTTAGCATTCCAGAGACGAAGGGGAGGACCCTAGAGAGCATGGATGCGTTATTCCAGTTGCCGTGGTGGAAGATCGGTTTGTATGGCAATCGCGATGCGGAACTTCGAGATatggagaacgagaaggttGGTGGTCATGTTGATACTCGAaatgagatggagatggcgacTGTCACTGTtggggatgaggagaagaaagccgaGGGAAGGGCTGAGAACGTGGAGAGGGTCCAATAAGGGCGAGTTGTGTCGACAATGGCTGCTCGTATAGTGCCATTAGTACATGTATATAGAAGGAACCATGCGTTGAGGTTAGATCgattgatgagcttgtcGGTGTGGCTGGTCTGCATGGAAGTGGAGGCGTCTGTTTGCTAGTAGCAAACTACACTGGTAATAACATTGATTTCAATCATGATCATCCGCTCTCTTCCCTATTTGGTAACGTAAGAATTAGATGGAGTGAGGTTGTGATATGTATACTCACCATGGCAGGAGTCTCTTAGGGTTTCAAGATGAATTTCGGTTCTGCCCTCACATTTCCAGGCTTGCCTAGGTATACTTCATGCGGCTTTTGTGCTGGCCATGGCAGGCATCATGTCATACTCTTGAGGCCATCTGAATCACTCACGATATGGCATAGGATGAGTTTAAAAGTTTTACGAACGTAAATGGTCGCTTGCCACTGCCCTAACAGGCAAGCAAGCAGTCACTATGCTCACACTAATTGTTTGGCTTCCAACATACACAATATGCATAGTCAGCTGGCTTTTAATATGTATCTGCTGATAAAGCTTCAGGACGCCATGATATCAATCAGTGAGGGAGTGCTGCAAAAGGTTCAGGGACTCGGAAATGGGCACTGACGGGCGGAATACCGTATAACCTAAACAGGTTTTGTAGAATATCTGCTTCGATCTGAGAGTTGGCCCTTATAGAAGGGACGAACAGAATTGTTCTTAATCCACTGTCGGGCCACTTCTCTCTCCGTTTATCCTGATACTGACAGAAAACGCGGCACTAAAGCTACGTGCCTAGTTTTGCAACCTCATAGCAACGGGTACAAAGACGGTCCGCCAAGTAGCGAGCTGGGACAGGATGGCTTTTGGACGGAAACTTGAAAGTTCTTAAttgtgcttgctgatatggACTTGACATTGGTATATGACAACACCGCGTGGCAACTGATTAACAAGTAGATATAGATTTTTCCATCACATGAAAGTCTATCCTGTTGATAAGTCGAATTGAGCCCAGTAAACTAAAAGAAAAACGGCACTTGCAACCTAGCTACTGCAGCAACAGTTGCCATAACTCGTGCGGAGTATGGAATTGGGCATCTGTTCCAATATAACTCAGTGCACAGCAGTAAGCGGGACCTCTCCTGCGCAACCCAGCTTGTGGTTGACGTGGAATGACGGCTCTGATACATCAGATGCTAATTAGAGGACAGGAACAACTAAAATTGGATTGATGGGACGTACTTCTACAACTTGGGAAGAGATTCTAGACACTGGATGTACTCCCAAAAGCTCTAGTCATACGGCCACATGCTATCAAGGTACGCAGTCTGGACATGCATACGCAGCGTACTTGGATGTGGTGAGGCTCCCAAGAATTGACAACGAAAAGGGAAGTGAGGATACATTAGCATACTGAAAGCTTCACGGATACGCTCACGCAGCTGGGCCTCCTTCTCTACGAATACGCCCCATACAACTATCAGCTTATGGTTAGAGCATTGCGCCAGTCAAACTCCAAGTGCTTACAGCAAAGGCTTCGGGCTGGAGAAAATAGCACTCTTGCGGTTCATACCAGCTCTATTTAGAGCTTGAGTTAGTTATACGATCTGCGCGTATTAGGACCGGCGTATTCCTATCAGCTTCCTGGGCGTACTTACAGACCCCAGCCCCGGTCATAATGATGAAGACTTACGAGAATAGCACTTGTTGATCGTTCTAGCAGAGTTAAAAGGGAGGCAGTCTCCCAGCTCTGTATGATTTCACTCAAAGTATCCAACGCTCTTCTATTCACTTTCATCTCTCCCGACATGGCTTTGCATATCATAATCGTAGGTGCTAGCTCCACAGGCCTGCTACTTGCTCAAGGGTTAAAGCAGGTACGCGACAGACTTCACTAGGCTCGTACCTAAGACTTACGGGTGTATGAAAAGGCAGAAGTCAAGGCCACCGTGTACGAGCGGGAGACGCCCGAGATGTATATACATGGTGACTGACCGTTACCTTAAAATGAAACATCCAATCCTAGGGCTGGACCGGCTTCCGGCTCTCTGGCCCAGTAGATCGTCCCCTGGGGTATCCAGGCTCTATACAGGAAGGCAAGCAAAAACACTGCGATTTTCCGGTAGTTCTAGCTCCCTGGTGCCAAGGGGAACGGCAGGGCATGGCAAAAACATTCATGTATTCAAGTTGACCTCTTCCAATCACGTACCAACCCATCAAGCACTGAGGTCCTGTCTCATGACAGGTGGACTGCGGGAACGAATATCTGGAGTTCAAGGAATCTTAAATGCCAATGGCTTCGGAGGTACAAGAGCCTCGTGCGACCGGGAACTAATTCTGTATTGCACTTATACTAAATAATGTCTTGTAGATATCTTCAACTTATAAGTCCGTCGTGTCTTTTATTCCCTGGGCACTGCATTAGCAGGATGGTTCATAACCCGACTGCCATCAATCTCTGAGGAGGCTTCCACTTACAATTCAACAGACCCCCTTTAATTACAAGGGAAAACATAGTCATTCTTATAGTTCACATACAAATTGCTCGACGAAGAGCCCATCTTCGCGGTAACCGGCGCACAAGCAAAGCTTGACACATAGACAGGCCCCGCGTATTGGC is a window of Aspergillus nidulans FGSC A4 chromosome VI DNA encoding:
- a CDS encoding putative MFS quinate transporter (transcript_id=CADANIAT00009842) → MAGGPKQPLNVFRLNLGGAPKEVLNWRLWFAVLSFGLMGAARGVDEGLITGAFDSVDFQRTIDYESYSAVEQANIKANVTAMVQLGSVGGALFAFLVCDRIGRIWAARVLCMLWVLGIAIFMGHGHSLGAVYAGRLIAGFGVGQTVVVGPVYLSEIAPAQVRGLCTCIFTGFVYLGIVLAYFANYGCEVNMGDNTHKRWEVPTSLHIMFAGLIFLLSFLQLESPRFLIKRSRYEEALVNLSKLRGLPTDHEYVLEELNGIRAAHEAEMEATMGLGWLGVLKEALLVPSNLYRLYLAAMVQILSQWSGAGSITVYAPDLFSLLGIRGSEEGLLVTAVFGLVKLAAAVICALFLVDVIGRKRALLIGITLQAISMIYIAAFLTDTPEMGVDDSYILPESKKGSSRGAIAMIYISGVGWALGWNSMQYLLTAELFPLRIRAMATSTAMTLHFANQYGNARAVPNMLLPTSHGGIDPKGTFWCFAAVTILGGLWVWLSIPETKGRTLESMDALFQLPWWKIGLYGNRDAELRDMENEKVGGHVDTRNEMEMATVTVGDEEKKAEGRAENVERVQ
- a CDS encoding uncharacterized protein (transcript_id=CADANIAT00009843), producing the protein MYIHLGRLPLVHGGLDFCLFIHPSRPVELAPTIMICKAMSGEMKVNRRALDTLSEIIQSWETASLLTLLERSTSAILVSLHHYDRGWGLAGMNRKSAIFSSPKPLLCHAVLSYTNVKSISASTIKNFQVSVQKPSCPSSLLGGPSLYPLL